A single window of Nasonia vitripennis strain AsymCx chromosome 4, Nvit_psr_1.1, whole genome shotgun sequence DNA harbors:
- the Or71 gene encoding odorant receptor 71 isoform X1 — MYDEIFIRPHKISLKLIGAWPGYAKLTGFFLVIGSSSVLLFFALWNTIEVFGNLELLVDNLVNVIGIIVGFFKLTTLRVKRRNLIFMVDTMFEDWQTSKKTIEELNAMKDHFERSKWLCKSIIMLYNSLILTFLLKPVRSYMNDSIEGRQYLAPVSFPKFIDAKQSPIYEIVIIGEIGTAFFCINSHALVEGLLASTVLHASAKIAAVRQEIIRFSKVCRSQNSNKRLIISATRRLVQVHLSCNEFSETIVDIFAVISFFSILLMTLAQVFSGYMFIFVQDEYYSLYVFITVAISHLFYFKNIENGGETVQTLHYGFLTIVFLVSSGYFCIAGEHLANQSELLTMEIYNCFWSEFRIPEQKAIRFILAQSQRPVRLTLGKFDELNLVYLTKIIKTSFSYLSLVRRVR, encoded by the exons atgtatgatgaAATCTTCATCAGACCTCATAAGATCAGTTTGAAACTAATCGGCGCATGGCCAGGATATGCAAAGTTGACAGGTTTTTTCTTGGTCATCGGTTCGTCTTCAGTTCTGTTATTTTTCGCGCTCTGGAATACCATCGAAGTCTTCGGAAATCTGGAACTTCTCGTAGATAATTTGGTCAACGTCATTGGTATTATCGTTGGCTTCTTCAAGCTAACAACGCTACGAGTGAAACGCAG gAATTTGATATTCATGGTGGACACAATGTTCGAAGACTGGCAAACATCAAAAAAGACAATCGAAGAATTGAATGCAATGAAAGATCACTTTGAGCGGAGCAAATGGTTATGCAAGTCCATTATCATGCTGTACAATTCTTTAATTTTAACGTTTCTTCTCAAACCCGTTAGATCGTACATGAACGATTCTATCGAGGGTAGACAATATCTTGCACCTGTATCGTTTCCCAAATTTATAGATGCAAAGCAATCGCCTATATATGAAATTGTAATAATTGGAGAAATCGGCACAGCATTTTTCTGTATTAACAGTCATGCTCTGGTCGAAGGATTACTCGCATCTACG GTTCTGCACGCAAGTGCAAAAATTGCTGCTGTACGCCAAGAAATAATTAGGTTTTCTAAAGTCTGCCGATCACAGAATAGCAACAAAAGACTGATAATTTCTGCTACGAGACGACTTGTTCAAGTCCATCTGAGCTGCAATGAATTTTCAGAGACTATTGTTGACATATTTGCAGTCATCTCATTTTTTAGCATTCTCTTAATGACACTGGCGCAAGTTTTCTCTGGATacatgtttatttttgtacaagaTGAATATTACTCATTGTACGTGTTCATTACAGTAGCTATAagtcatttattttattttaagaacaTCGAAAATGGAGGAGAAACCGTGCAAACGCTTCATTACGGATTTTTAACGATTGTATTTTTGGTAAGCAGTGGATATTTTTGTATCGCTGGAGAACATTTAGCAAACCAG agCGAACTCCTTACAATGGAAATATACAACTGCTTTTGGAGCGAGTTTCGGATTCCCGAACAAAAAGCTATAAGGTTTATTTTGGCGCAATCTCAAAGACCAGTTCGTTTGACGCTTGGAAAGTTTGATGAATtgaatcttgtatatttaactAAG ATCATAAAAACCTCATTTTCTTATCTTTCATTAGTTCGTCGAGTGCGCTAA
- the LOC116417217 gene encoding uncharacterized protein LOC116417217 isoform X2 — protein MEGKSQPTDSQMEWRMDNLENALERHSDILDNHAEIIRDQTVAILDMKKNIDNLNTVIQKLTEQIGKLTSEVIIHPASSTLRDISETEFSNNINSTNLSDGTSALGDLSRACNELRRSIALNATNSKINIKRNYKLTKKVPLNIWLDNINAELKANNLADILDDSQQSDVSETVIERQNRKDQVRDILISRVDDYYHNKILQIKDPLEIVIKIKEFRRAEANVTDSSVREKLYSLKMNNRESVNEFCDRFDSIIRDFENCMTKTPLTEEEIRSAFFQAVSIKFKEIRSANIIRLQATKSEMSLDDIKTLILQLESDRRKSDGQPSDDRQKIAAKQAIITDKCYRCNKVGHRAAFCPLKEYNLWYCFYCQAVAPHKGDDCPNKDNPKDGYR, from the exons ATGGAGGGAAAGTCTCAACCCACTGACTCACAAATGGAGTGGAGAATGGATAATCTGGAGAATGCCCTCGAGAGACACTCCGATATACTCGACAATCATGCTGAAATAATCAGAGATCAAACAGTAGCCATACTCGATatgaagaaaaatattgacaaCCTAAACACCGTCATACAGAAACTCACAGAACAAATAGGAAAATTAACTTCAGAGGTAATTATCCACCCTGCCAGTTCCACACTCAGAGACATAAGTGAGACAGAGTTTAGTAACAATATCAATTCAACAAACTTATCAGACGGAACAAGCGCATTAGGCGACCTCAGCAGAGCTTGTAATGAACTCAGACGATCTATTGCCCTAAACGCaactaattcaaaaataaacataaagagaaattataaattaacaaaaaaagtaccACTTAACATTTGGTTAGACAATATAAATGCTGAATTAAAAGCTAATAATCTTGCAGACATACTTGACGATTCTCAACAATCAGACGTTTCAGAGACAGTAATAGAAAGACAAAACAGAAAAGACCAAGTCAGAGACATTCTAATAAGTCGCGTAGATGATTATTACCATAAtaagattttacaaataaaagaccCATTAGAAATAGTCATTAAAATCAAAGAGTTCAGACGAGCAGAGGCCAATGTTACCGATTCTTCAGtcagagaaaaattatatagtCTCAAAATGAACAATAGAGAATCAGTAAACGAATTTTGCGATCGTTTTGACTCTATTAtcagagattttgaaaattgtatgaCCAAAACACCTCTGACGGAGGAAGAGATAAGATCGGCCTTCTTTCAAGCTGttagtataaaatttaaagaaatcagATCGGCCAATATTATCAGACTTCAAGCAACCAAATCAGAGATGAGCCTTGATGACATAAAAACTTTGATACTACAGCTGGAATCAGACAGACGCAAATCAGACGGTCAGCCTTCAGACGACAGGCAAAAAATTGCAGCTAAACAGGCGATAATCACAGACAAGTGTTATCGCTGCAATAAGGTGGGACACAGAGCAGCCTTTTGTCCTCTTAAAGAGTACAATCTATGGTACTGCTTTTATTGCCAGGCTGTAGCTCCACACAAAGGGGATGATTGTCCAAATAAGGACAATCCCAAAGATGG ATACAGGTAA
- the Or71 gene encoding odorant receptor 71, whose product MYDEIFIRPHKISLKLIGAWPGYAKLTGFFLVIGSSSVLLFFALWNTIEVFGNLELLVDNLVNVIGIIVGFFKLTTLRVKRRNLIFMVDTMFEDWQTSKKTIEELNAMKDHFERSKWLCKSIIMLYNSLILTFLLKPVRSYMNDSIEGRQYLAPVSFPKFIDAKQSPIYEIVIIGEIGTAFFCINSHALVEGLLASTVLHASAKIAAVRQEIIRFSKVCRSQNSNKRLIISATRRLVQVHLSCNEFSETIVDIFAVISFFSILLMTLAQVFSGYMFIFNIENGGETVQTLHYGFLTIVFLVSSGYFCIAGEHLANQSELLTMEIYNCFWSEFRIPEQKAIRFILAQSQRPVRLTLGKFDELNLVYLTKIIKTSFSYLSLVRRVR is encoded by the exons atgtatgatgaAATCTTCATCAGACCTCATAAGATCAGTTTGAAACTAATCGGCGCATGGCCAGGATATGCAAAGTTGACAGGTTTTTTCTTGGTCATCGGTTCGTCTTCAGTTCTGTTATTTTTCGCGCTCTGGAATACCATCGAAGTCTTCGGAAATCTGGAACTTCTCGTAGATAATTTGGTCAACGTCATTGGTATTATCGTTGGCTTCTTCAAGCTAACAACGCTACGAGTGAAACGCAG gAATTTGATATTCATGGTGGACACAATGTTCGAAGACTGGCAAACATCAAAAAAGACAATCGAAGAATTGAATGCAATGAAAGATCACTTTGAGCGGAGCAAATGGTTATGCAAGTCCATTATCATGCTGTACAATTCTTTAATTTTAACGTTTCTTCTCAAACCCGTTAGATCGTACATGAACGATTCTATCGAGGGTAGACAATATCTTGCACCTGTATCGTTTCCCAAATTTATAGATGCAAAGCAATCGCCTATATATGAAATTGTAATAATTGGAGAAATCGGCACAGCATTTTTCTGTATTAACAGTCATGCTCTGGTCGAAGGATTACTCGCATCTACG GTTCTGCACGCAAGTGCAAAAATTGCTGCTGTACGCCAAGAAATAATTAGGTTTTCTAAAGTCTGCCGATCACAGAATAGCAACAAAAGACTGATAATTTCTGCTACGAGACGACTTGTTCAAGTCCATCTGAGCTGCAATGAATTTTCAGAGACTATTGTTGACATATTTGCAGTCATCTCATTTTTTAGCATTCTCTTAATGACACTGGCGCAAGTTTTCTCTGGATacatgtttattttt aacaTCGAAAATGGAGGAGAAACCGTGCAAACGCTTCATTACGGATTTTTAACGATTGTATTTTTGGTAAGCAGTGGATATTTTTGTATCGCTGGAGAACATTTAGCAAACCAG agCGAACTCCTTACAATGGAAATATACAACTGCTTTTGGAGCGAGTTTCGGATTCCCGAACAAAAAGCTATAAGGTTTATTTTGGCGCAATCTCAAAGACCAGTTCGTTTGACGCTTGGAAAGTTTGATGAATtgaatcttgtatatttaactAAG ATCATAAAAACCTCATTTTCTTATCTTTCATTAGTTCGTCGAGTGCGCTAA
- the Or72 gene encoding odorant receptor 72 — MDDEIFIRPYQISLKLVGAWPGCAKLSGFFFVTGWSSILLFFALWNTTEVYENLDFLVDNLVNVIAVVVGLLKLTTLRVKRRTLMTILNKMLEDWQTMKMIEEFKAMTDNFERSKWICKSIVMLYNSLILTFLLKPAISYMNDSVEHREYLAPVSFPKFMDAKQSPMYEIITAGEIVTTFLCLNSHALIEGLLASSVLHACSKVDAVRQEIVKFSDVCRTQSGDKMLKLTAIRRLVNVHVNCDEFSENVENIFTVISFFHISLLTLMQVLSGYMFILNLEEGGEILQTLHHGLIIIVILVSCGYYCIAGEYLTNQNELLNVEIYNCFWTEFPVPQQKAIKFILAKSQRPVRLTFGKFDQLNLLCLTKIIKTSFSYLSLVRQVH; from the exons ATGGatgatgaaatttttatcAGGCCTTATCAGATCAGTTTGAAACTAGTCGGCGCATGGCCAGGATGTGCAAAGTTGTCTGGTTTTTTCTTCGTCACCGGCTGGTCATCGATTTTGCTGTTTTTCGCGCTCTGGAATACCACCGAAGTCTACGAAAATTTGGATTTTCTAGTGGATAATTTGGTCAATGTCATTGCTGTTGTCGTTGGGTTACTAAAGCTGACAACGTTAAGAGTAAAACGCAG gACCCTGATGACGATACTAAACAAAATGTTAGAAGACTGGCAAACGATGAAAATGATCGAAGAATTCAAAGCCATGACAGATAACTTCGAGCGGTCTAAATGGATATGCAAGTCCATTGTCATGCTGTACAACTCTTTAATTTTAACGTTTCTACTCAAACCCGCTATATCTTACATGAATGATTCTGTCGAGCATAGAGAATATCTAGCACCTGTATCGTTTCCTAAATTCATGGATGCGAAGCAATCGCCTATGTATGAAATTATAACTGCCGGAGAAATCGTTACGACATTCCTTTGCTTAAATAGTCACGCTTTGATCGAAGGTTTACTTGCATCATCG gTTTTACACGCGTGTTCGAAAGTTGATGCTGTACGCCAAGAAATAGTCAAGTTTTCCGACGTCTGCCGAACGCAAAGTGGCGATAAAATGCTGAAATTGACAGCGATAAGACGATTGGTTAACGTGCATGTCAACTGCGACGAATTTTCAGAGAATGTCGAGAACATTTTTACAGTCATCTCGTTCTTTCACATCTCTCTTCTGACGCTAATGCAAGTTTTGTCCGGATACATGTTTATTTTA AACCTCGAGGAAGGAGGGGAAATTCTTCAAACCCTTCATCACGGGCTTATAATAATAGTGATTTTGGTAAGCTGCGGATATTATTGTATCGCTGGAGAATATTTGACGAATCAG aATGAGCTACTTAATGTAGAAATATACAACTGCTTTTGGACTGAGTTTCCAGTTCCTCAACAAAAAGCTATCAAGTTTATTCTGGCCAAATCGCAAAGACCGGTTCGTTTGACGTTTGGAAAGTTTGATCAATTGAATCTTTTATGCCTAACTAAA ATCATAAAAACCTCATTTTCTTATCTTTCGCTAGTTCGCCAAGTCcattag
- the LOC107981827 gene encoding zinc finger MYM-type protein 5-like — protein sequence MHRDPILIVGADLRYSHSHQCKFSSEHNTTIIAITSKEKTTNKDDSFPADTNESEVVDMDESVILEDNPKTDTVKQDPALWPLHFTDAERSKYCEKDSTFFQNKNSDFKNSVRKCKNQNRFFNPKHFTRALNNGEKCERKWLLYSESTGNVLCYTCKLFGVDHENSFVTGFSNWKKTNLSISGENRY from the exons ATGCATCGCGATCCGATATTAATTGTAGGTGCTGATTTAAGATATTcacattcacatcagtgtaaATTTAGCTCTGAACATAATACCACAATTATTGCAATTACCTCAAAAGAGAAAACTACAAATAAAGATGACTCATTCCCTGCAGATACAAACGAAAGTGAAGTTGTAGACATGGACGAATCTGTAATATTGGAAGACAATCCAAAGACAG ATACTGTAAAACAGGATCCAGCTCTTTGGCCATTACATTTCACAGATGCAGAAAGATCTAAATACTGCGAGAAAGACtcgacattttttcaaaataaaaattcggatttcaaaaattctgtaagaaaatgtaaaaatcaaaatagatttttcaatCCCAAGCATTTTACGAGGGCATTAAATAATGGCGAAAAATGCGAAAGAAAATGGCTCTTATATTCTGAATCGACCGGAAATGTGTTATGCTATACTTGTAAGCTTTTTGGCGTGGATCATGAGAACTCATTTGTCACAGGATTTTCGAATtggaaaaaaacaaatctaTCAATTAGTGGAGAGAATAGATATTAA
- the Or72 gene encoding odorant receptor 72 isoform X2 gives MDDEIFIRPYQISLKLVGAWPGCAKLSGFFFVTGWSSILLFFALWNTTEVYENLDFLVDNLVNVIAVVVGLLKLTTLRVKRSIFLFRTLMTILNKMLEDWQTMKMIEEFKAMTDNFERSKWICKSIVMLYNSLILTFLLKPAISYMNDSVEHREYLAPVSFPKFMDAKQSPMYEIITAGEIVTTFLCLNSHALIEGLLASSVLHACSKVDAVRQEIVKFSDVCRTQSGDKMLKLTAIRRLVNVHVNCDEFSENVENIFTVISFFHISLLTLMQVLSGYMFILNLEEGGEILQTLHHGLIIIVILVSCGYYCIAGEYLTNQNELLNVEIYNCFWTEFPVPQQKAIKFILAKSQRPVRLTFGKFDQLNLLCLTKVIINRL, from the exons ATGGatgatgaaatttttatcAGGCCTTATCAGATCAGTTTGAAACTAGTCGGCGCATGGCCAGGATGTGCAAAGTTGTCTGGTTTTTTCTTCGTCACCGGCTGGTCATCGATTTTGCTGTTTTTCGCGCTCTGGAATACCACCGAAGTCTACGAAAATTTGGATTTTCTAGTGGATAATTTGGTCAATGTCATTGCTGTTGTCGTTGGGTTACTAAAGCTGACAACGTTAAGAGTAAAACGCAG tatttttttattcaggACCCTGATGACGATACTAAACAAAATGTTAGAAGACTGGCAAACGATGAAAATGATCGAAGAATTCAAAGCCATGACAGATAACTTCGAGCGGTCTAAATGGATATGCAAGTCCATTGTCATGCTGTACAACTCTTTAATTTTAACGTTTCTACTCAAACCCGCTATATCTTACATGAATGATTCTGTCGAGCATAGAGAATATCTAGCACCTGTATCGTTTCCTAAATTCATGGATGCGAAGCAATCGCCTATGTATGAAATTATAACTGCCGGAGAAATCGTTACGACATTCCTTTGCTTAAATAGTCACGCTTTGATCGAAGGTTTACTTGCATCATCG gTTTTACACGCGTGTTCGAAAGTTGATGCTGTACGCCAAGAAATAGTCAAGTTTTCCGACGTCTGCCGAACGCAAAGTGGCGATAAAATGCTGAAATTGACAGCGATAAGACGATTGGTTAACGTGCATGTCAACTGCGACGAATTTTCAGAGAATGTCGAGAACATTTTTACAGTCATCTCGTTCTTTCACATCTCTCTTCTGACGCTAATGCAAGTTTTGTCCGGATACATGTTTATTTTA AACCTCGAGGAAGGAGGGGAAATTCTTCAAACCCTTCATCACGGGCTTATAATAATAGTGATTTTGGTAAGCTGCGGATATTATTGTATCGCTGGAGAATATTTGACGAATCAG aATGAGCTACTTAATGTAGAAATATACAACTGCTTTTGGACTGAGTTTCCAGTTCCTCAACAAAAAGCTATCAAGTTTATTCTGGCCAAATCGCAAAGACCGGTTCGTTTGACGTTTGGAAAGTTTGATCAATTGAATCTTTTATGCCTAACTAAAGTAATAATTAACAGactataa
- the LOC116417217 gene encoding uncharacterized protein LOC116417217 isoform X3, with protein MLIREIVYNTDSDIEGYTPPGTPPKRDMEGKSQPTDSQMEWRMDNLENALERHSDILDNHAEIIRDQTVAILDMKKNIDNLNTVIQKLTEQIGKLTSELESDRRKSDGQPSDDRQKIAAKQAIITDKCYRCNKVGHRAAFCPLKEYNLWYCFYCQAVAPHKGDDCPNKDNPKDGYR; from the exons atgctAATCAgagaaattgtttataatacagATTCAGATATAGAAGGGTATACACCCCCGGGTACACCCCCAAAAAGAGATATGGAGGGAAAGTCTCAACCCACTGACTCACAAATGGAGTGGAGAATGGATAATCTGGAGAATGCCCTCGAGAGACACTCCGATATACTCGACAATCATGCTGAAATAATCAGAGATCAAACAGTAGCCATACTCGATatgaagaaaaatattgacaaCCTAAACACCGTCATACAGAAACTCACAGAACAAATAGGAAAATTAACTTCAGAG CTGGAATCAGACAGACGCAAATCAGACGGTCAGCCTTCAGACGACAGGCAAAAAATTGCAGCTAAACAGGCGATAATCACAGACAAGTGTTATCGCTGCAATAAGGTGGGACACAGAGCAGCCTTTTGTCCTCTTAAAGAGTACAATCTATGGTACTGCTTTTATTGCCAGGCTGTAGCTCCACACAAAGGGGATGATTGTCCAAATAAGGACAATCCCAAAGATGG ATACAGGTAA
- the LOC116417217 gene encoding uncharacterized protein LOC116417217 isoform X1 — protein MLIREIVYNTDSDIEGYTPPGTPPKRDMEGKSQPTDSQMEWRMDNLENALERHSDILDNHAEIIRDQTVAILDMKKNIDNLNTVIQKLTEQIGKLTSEVIIHPASSTLRDISETEFSNNINSTNLSDGTSALGDLSRACNELRRSIALNATNSKINIKRNYKLTKKVPLNIWLDNINAELKANNLADILDDSQQSDVSETVIERQNRKDQVRDILISRVDDYYHNKILQIKDPLEIVIKIKEFRRAEANVTDSSVREKLYSLKMNNRESVNEFCDRFDSIIRDFENCMTKTPLTEEEIRSAFFQAVSIKFKEIRSANIIRLQATKSEMSLDDIKTLILQLESDRRKSDGQPSDDRQKIAAKQAIITDKCYRCNKVGHRAAFCPLKEYNLWYCFYCQAVAPHKGDDCPNKDNPKDGYR, from the exons atgctAATCAgagaaattgtttataatacagATTCAGATATAGAAGGGTATACACCCCCGGGTACACCCCCAAAAAGAGATATGGAGGGAAAGTCTCAACCCACTGACTCACAAATGGAGTGGAGAATGGATAATCTGGAGAATGCCCTCGAGAGACACTCCGATATACTCGACAATCATGCTGAAATAATCAGAGATCAAACAGTAGCCATACTCGATatgaagaaaaatattgacaaCCTAAACACCGTCATACAGAAACTCACAGAACAAATAGGAAAATTAACTTCAGAGGTAATTATCCACCCTGCCAGTTCCACACTCAGAGACATAAGTGAGACAGAGTTTAGTAACAATATCAATTCAACAAACTTATCAGACGGAACAAGCGCATTAGGCGACCTCAGCAGAGCTTGTAATGAACTCAGACGATCTATTGCCCTAAACGCaactaattcaaaaataaacataaagagaaattataaattaacaaaaaaagtaccACTTAACATTTGGTTAGACAATATAAATGCTGAATTAAAAGCTAATAATCTTGCAGACATACTTGACGATTCTCAACAATCAGACGTTTCAGAGACAGTAATAGAAAGACAAAACAGAAAAGACCAAGTCAGAGACATTCTAATAAGTCGCGTAGATGATTATTACCATAAtaagattttacaaataaaagaccCATTAGAAATAGTCATTAAAATCAAAGAGTTCAGACGAGCAGAGGCCAATGTTACCGATTCTTCAGtcagagaaaaattatatagtCTCAAAATGAACAATAGAGAATCAGTAAACGAATTTTGCGATCGTTTTGACTCTATTAtcagagattttgaaaattgtatgaCCAAAACACCTCTGACGGAGGAAGAGATAAGATCGGCCTTCTTTCAAGCTGttagtataaaatttaaagaaatcagATCGGCCAATATTATCAGACTTCAAGCAACCAAATCAGAGATGAGCCTTGATGACATAAAAACTTTGATACTACAGCTGGAATCAGACAGACGCAAATCAGACGGTCAGCCTTCAGACGACAGGCAAAAAATTGCAGCTAAACAGGCGATAATCACAGACAAGTGTTATCGCTGCAATAAGGTGGGACACAGAGCAGCCTTTTGTCCTCTTAAAGAGTACAATCTATGGTACTGCTTTTATTGCCAGGCTGTAGCTCCACACAAAGGGGATGATTGTCCAAATAAGGACAATCCCAAAGATGG ATACAGGTAA
- the Or72 gene encoding odorant receptor 72 isoform X1, producing the protein MDDEIFIRPYQISLKLVGAWPGCAKLSGFFFVTGWSSILLFFALWNTTEVYENLDFLVDNLVNVIAVVVGLLKLTTLRVKRSIFLFRTLMTILNKMLEDWQTMKMIEEFKAMTDNFERSKWICKSIVMLYNSLILTFLLKPAISYMNDSVEHREYLAPVSFPKFMDAKQSPMYEIITAGEIVTTFLCLNSHALIEGLLASSVLHACSKVDAVRQEIVKFSDVCRTQSGDKMLKLTAIRRLVNVHVNCDEFSENVENIFTVISFFHISLLTLMQVLSGYMFILNLEEGGEILQTLHHGLIIIVILVSCGYYCIAGEYLTNQNELLNVEIYNCFWTEFPVPQQKAIKFILAKSQRPVRLTFGKFDQLNLLCLTKIIKTSFSYLSLVRQVH; encoded by the exons ATGGatgatgaaatttttatcAGGCCTTATCAGATCAGTTTGAAACTAGTCGGCGCATGGCCAGGATGTGCAAAGTTGTCTGGTTTTTTCTTCGTCACCGGCTGGTCATCGATTTTGCTGTTTTTCGCGCTCTGGAATACCACCGAAGTCTACGAAAATTTGGATTTTCTAGTGGATAATTTGGTCAATGTCATTGCTGTTGTCGTTGGGTTACTAAAGCTGACAACGTTAAGAGTAAAACGCAG tatttttttattcaggACCCTGATGACGATACTAAACAAAATGTTAGAAGACTGGCAAACGATGAAAATGATCGAAGAATTCAAAGCCATGACAGATAACTTCGAGCGGTCTAAATGGATATGCAAGTCCATTGTCATGCTGTACAACTCTTTAATTTTAACGTTTCTACTCAAACCCGCTATATCTTACATGAATGATTCTGTCGAGCATAGAGAATATCTAGCACCTGTATCGTTTCCTAAATTCATGGATGCGAAGCAATCGCCTATGTATGAAATTATAACTGCCGGAGAAATCGTTACGACATTCCTTTGCTTAAATAGTCACGCTTTGATCGAAGGTTTACTTGCATCATCG gTTTTACACGCGTGTTCGAAAGTTGATGCTGTACGCCAAGAAATAGTCAAGTTTTCCGACGTCTGCCGAACGCAAAGTGGCGATAAAATGCTGAAATTGACAGCGATAAGACGATTGGTTAACGTGCATGTCAACTGCGACGAATTTTCAGAGAATGTCGAGAACATTTTTACAGTCATCTCGTTCTTTCACATCTCTCTTCTGACGCTAATGCAAGTTTTGTCCGGATACATGTTTATTTTA AACCTCGAGGAAGGAGGGGAAATTCTTCAAACCCTTCATCACGGGCTTATAATAATAGTGATTTTGGTAAGCTGCGGATATTATTGTATCGCTGGAGAATATTTGACGAATCAG aATGAGCTACTTAATGTAGAAATATACAACTGCTTTTGGACTGAGTTTCCAGTTCCTCAACAAAAAGCTATCAAGTTTATTCTGGCCAAATCGCAAAGACCGGTTCGTTTGACGTTTGGAAAGTTTGATCAATTGAATCTTTTATGCCTAACTAAA ATCATAAAAACCTCATTTTCTTATCTTTCGCTAGTTCGCCAAGTCcattag